The following are encoded together in the Thiobacillus sp. SCUT-2 genome:
- the murB gene encoding UDP-N-acetylmuramate dehydrogenase — protein MRHDYRMSEIDVAGGGGPVLRGRFLYNEPMKTHVSWRAGGAAQRVYIPADLEDLTWLVRSIPAHDDIHMVGLGSNLLVRDGGVSGVVILLHGVLTRIAIESRTHGLPPAPPDVDTALVYAQAGVASPKLARFAANHDLVGGEFWAGIPGTVGGAIAMNAGCYGSETWDKLVQVQTLDRNGQLNERLPDEYVTGYRHVALKLPHPEWFIGGWFRLERGDGAASRETIKALLKKRIATQPLSQPNAGSVFRNPPGDHAARLIEACGLKGFRIGDAQVSEKHANFIVNLGQATATDIERLIEHVEDTVEARTNVRLIREVRIIGERQ, from the coding sequence ATGCGGCATGACTACCGCATGAGCGAGATCGACGTCGCGGGCGGCGGCGGACCGGTGCTGCGCGGCCGCTTCCTCTACAACGAGCCGATGAAGACGCACGTGTCGTGGCGCGCCGGGGGAGCGGCACAGCGCGTCTATATTCCGGCCGATCTCGAGGACCTGACCTGGCTCGTCCGGTCGATTCCCGCCCATGACGACATCCACATGGTCGGTCTGGGGAGCAATTTGCTGGTCCGCGACGGCGGCGTGTCCGGCGTGGTGATCCTGCTGCATGGCGTGCTGACGCGGATCGCCATCGAAAGCCGTACCCACGGCCTGCCCCCGGCGCCGCCCGACGTCGACACGGCGCTGGTCTATGCCCAGGCCGGCGTCGCCTCGCCCAAGCTGGCGCGCTTCGCTGCCAACCATGATCTCGTCGGCGGCGAGTTCTGGGCGGGCATTCCCGGCACCGTGGGCGGTGCGATCGCGATGAACGCGGGCTGCTACGGCAGCGAAACCTGGGACAAGCTGGTGCAGGTGCAGACGCTCGACCGCAACGGCCAGTTGAACGAGCGCCTGCCCGACGAATACGTCACCGGCTACCGGCACGTGGCGCTGAAGCTGCCGCATCCGGAATGGTTCATCGGCGGCTGGTTCCGCCTCGAGCGCGGCGACGGCGCCGCCTCGCGCGAAACGATCAAGGCCTTGCTCAAGAAGCGCATCGCCACCCAGCCGCTGAGCCAGCCGAACGCCGGGTCGGTGTTCCGCAACCCGCCGGGCGACCACGCCGCCCGGCTGATCGAGGCCTGCGGGCTGAAGGGCTTCCGCATCGGCGACGCACAGGTGTCGGAGAAGCACGCGAATTTCATCGTCAACCTCGGGCAGGCGACGGCGACCGACATCGAGCGCCTGATCGAGCATGTCGAGGACACCGTGGAGGCGCGCACCAACGTGCGGCTGATCCGCGAAGTCAGGATCATTGGAGAACGGCAGTGA
- a CDS encoding D-alanine--D-alanine ligase, with amino-acid sequence MSAIESAKKFGKVAVMLGGTSAERPVSLNSGAAVLAALTRQGIDAHAFDPATRNLGDLITGEFDRVFIALHGRYGEDGCMQGALELLNIPYTGSGVMASAIGMDKWRTKLLWRAAGLPTADWEILTADSDFAAVEKKLGLPIFVKPAREGSSIGMSKVAEPGTLKAAFETAVEHDALVLAEKFIDGAEFTVGILGDTALPLIRLEPAQDKAFYDFEAKYLRNDTRYHCPAGLPEAQEMALRKLALDAFRLLGGRGWGRVDVMTDRAGNPYLLEANTSPGMTDHSLVPMAARVAGMDFDTLCLKILEQTL; translated from the coding sequence GTGAGTGCAATCGAATCGGCGAAGAAATTCGGCAAGGTCGCCGTCATGCTGGGGGGCACCTCGGCCGAGCGGCCCGTTTCCCTCAACAGCGGCGCTGCGGTGCTGGCTGCGCTGACCCGGCAGGGCATCGACGCACACGCCTTCGACCCCGCCACCCGCAATCTGGGCGACCTCATCACCGGCGAATTCGACCGCGTCTTCATCGCGCTGCACGGGCGCTATGGCGAGGACGGCTGCATGCAGGGCGCGCTCGAACTGCTCAACATCCCCTACACCGGCAGCGGCGTGATGGCCTCCGCCATCGGCATGGACAAGTGGCGCACCAAGCTGCTGTGGCGCGCCGCCGGCCTGCCCACCGCGGACTGGGAGATCCTGACCGCCGACAGCGATTTCGCCGCGGTCGAGAAGAAGCTCGGCCTGCCGATCTTCGTCAAGCCGGCGCGCGAGGGTTCGAGCATCGGCATGAGCAAGGTGGCCGAACCGGGCACGCTGAAGGCTGCGTTCGAAACCGCTGTCGAGCACGACGCGCTGGTGCTGGCGGAAAAATTCATCGATGGCGCCGAGTTCACCGTCGGCATCCTCGGCGACACGGCGCTGCCGCTGATCCGCCTCGAGCCCGCCCAGGACAAGGCCTTCTACGATTTCGAGGCCAAGTACCTGCGCAACGATACCCGCTATCACTGCCCTGCAGGCCTGCCCGAGGCGCAGGAAATGGCGCTCAGGAAGCTCGCGCTCGATGCCTTCCGCCTGCTCGGCGGACGCGGCTGGGGACGCGTGGACGTGATGACGGACCGCGCCGGCAACCCCTACCTGCTCGAAGCGAACACCTCACCCGGCATGACCGACCACAGCCTGGTGCCGATGGCGGCGCGTGTCGCGGGAATGGACTTCGACACGCTGTGCCTGAAGATTCTGGAGCAGACGCTGTGA
- a CDS encoding cell division protein FtsQ/DivIB, which translates to MTSSEIAAHPLSQVARVLTWGSLGLLAYGGVSWLAAQPWFALRTIEVRTPVAHVTEAQIRLVAERQVRGTFFTVDLERVRNSLEKLPWVREARVERRWPDALVVSLTEYVPLARWNDDALVNAAGEVFVAAVSTRLSRLAGPEGSSAEVVEAFRRYQAALAPLGMTIAELRLSPRRAWRIHLDNGMVLALGRAQTDVRLARFVSLYPRLFGARPGKAGQPPATPPAPLMVDLRYTDGFAVRMPRGVIPFKPSET; encoded by the coding sequence GTGACGTCTTCGGAAATCGCCGCCCATCCGCTGTCGCAGGTCGCGCGCGTGCTGACCTGGGGCTCGCTCGGGCTGCTGGCCTACGGCGGCGTCAGCTGGCTCGCGGCGCAACCGTGGTTTGCGCTCCGTACCATCGAGGTGCGGACGCCGGTGGCGCATGTCACCGAGGCGCAGATCCGCCTGGTCGCCGAGCGGCAGGTGCGCGGCACCTTCTTCACGGTCGATCTCGAGCGGGTGCGCAACAGCCTCGAGAAACTGCCCTGGGTGCGCGAAGCGCGGGTCGAGCGCCGCTGGCCCGACGCGCTCGTCGTGTCGCTCACCGAATACGTGCCGCTTGCGCGCTGGAACGACGATGCGCTGGTGAACGCCGCGGGCGAGGTGTTCGTGGCGGCCGTGTCGACCCGGCTGTCGCGGCTCGCCGGGCCGGAGGGCAGCAGTGCCGAGGTGGTGGAGGCCTTCCGCCGCTACCAGGCGGCGCTCGCGCCGCTCGGGATGACGATCGCCGAATTGCGGCTGTCGCCGCGCCGGGCCTGGCGCATCCATCTCGACAACGGCATGGTGCTCGCGCTCGGCCGCGCGCAGACCGATGTGCGCCTCGCGCGCTTCGTCAGCCTGTATCCGCGCCTGTTCGGCGCCCGGCCCGGGAAGGCCGGCCAGCCGCCCGCGACGCCGCCTGCGCCGCTGATGGTCGACCTGCGCTACACCGACGGCTTTGCCGTGCGCATGCCGCGCGGCGTGATCCCCTTCAAACCGAGTGAAACATGA
- the ftsA gene encoding cell division protein FtsA: protein MSKPRDPKNLVVGLDIGTSKIVCIVAEINDEGVLDIIGMGTHPSRGLRRGVVVNIEATVNAIQRALEEAELMADCKIREVYTGIAGSHIKSFNSHGMFAIKDKEISQMDVDRVVETARAVNIPTDQQILHTIPQEFIVDGQEDVRDPLGMSAVRLEVKVHIVTGAVSAAQNIIKCVRRCGLEVGDLVLQPLASAMAVLTEDEKELGVCLVDIGGGTTDIAVFTGGAIRHTAVIPVAGDQVNNDIAVALRTPPKEAEDIKIQYGCALRQLADARDMIEVPGIGDRPPRTLSRQTLAEFIEPRMEELYSLVQAELRRSGFEELLSSGIVITGGSAAMQGMVELGEEVFHMPVRLGWPRYEGGLAEVMHNPRYATCMGLLMAGLEARGRDAPKLSGGNFKDIFDRMKSWFKGNF from the coding sequence ATGAGTAAGCCAAGAGATCCCAAGAATCTGGTCGTCGGCCTCGATATCGGCACGTCCAAGATCGTCTGCATCGTCGCCGAGATCAACGACGAGGGCGTGCTGGACATCATCGGCATGGGGACGCATCCGTCGCGTGGCCTGCGCCGCGGCGTGGTGGTCAATATCGAGGCGACCGTCAACGCCATCCAGCGCGCGCTCGAGGAGGCCGAGCTGATGGCGGACTGCAAGATCCGCGAGGTGTACACGGGCATCGCCGGCAGCCACATCAAGAGCTTCAACTCGCACGGCATGTTCGCCATCAAGGACAAGGAAATCTCCCAGATGGACGTCGACCGCGTGGTGGAGACCGCGCGCGCGGTCAACATCCCGACCGACCAGCAGATCCTGCACACCATCCCGCAGGAGTTCATCGTCGACGGCCAGGAGGACGTGCGCGACCCGCTCGGCATGAGCGCGGTGCGCCTTGAAGTGAAGGTGCACATCGTGACCGGCGCGGTGTCGGCGGCGCAGAACATCATCAAATGCGTGCGCCGCTGCGGGCTCGAGGTCGGCGACCTCGTGCTGCAGCCACTCGCCTCGGCGATGGCGGTGCTGACCGAGGACGAGAAGGAGCTCGGCGTGTGCCTCGTCGACATCGGCGGCGGCACCACCGACATCGCCGTGTTCACCGGCGGCGCGATTCGCCACACCGCGGTGATTCCGGTCGCCGGCGACCAGGTCAACAACGACATCGCGGTGGCGCTGCGCACCCCGCCGAAGGAGGCCGAAGACATCAAGATCCAGTACGGCTGCGCGCTGCGCCAGCTGGCCGACGCGCGCGACATGATCGAGGTGCCCGGCATCGGCGACCGCCCGCCGCGCACGCTCTCCAGGCAGACGCTGGCCGAATTCATCGAGCCGCGCATGGAGGAGCTGTATTCGCTGGTGCAGGCCGAGCTGCGGCGCAGCGGCTTCGAGGAACTGCTGTCGTCCGGCATCGTCATCACCGGGGGGTCCGCCGCGATGCAGGGCATGGTCGAACTCGGCGAGGAAGTCTTCCACATGCCCGTGCGGCTGGGCTGGCCGCGTTACGAAGGCGGGCTGGCGGAGGTGATGCACAACCCGCGCTACGCCACCTGCATGGGCCTCCTGATGGCGGGCCTCGAGGCGCGCGGGCGCGACGCCCCGAAGCTTTCGGGCGGCAACTTCAAGGACATCTTCGATCGCATGAAGAGCTGGTTCAAGGGGAATTTCTGA
- the ftsZ gene encoding cell division protein FtsZ encodes MFELMDVDTQDAVIKVIGVGGCGGNAVDHMIASGLNGVEFIAVNTDAQALKRNQAKIQLQLGNNITKGLGAGANPEVGREAALEDRERIAELIDGADMLFITAGMGGGTGTGAAPVVAEVAKELGILTVAVVTKPFMFEGKRVRAANAGIEALARHVDSLIIIPNEKLMQVLGDDVSMLDAFKAANNVLHGAVGGIAEVINCPGLVNVDFADVRTVMSEMGMAMMGSAQASGENRARIAAEQAVASPLLEDVNLAGARGVLVNITASSSVKMREIHEVMNTIKGFTAEEATVIVGQVLDDSMEDGLRVTMVATGLGNPVARQQPKPMQIIRTGTDDAPMMMGGTSEELPSVMTSRRSRTIQAMTDSGIDTLDIPAFLRRQAD; translated from the coding sequence ATGTTTGAACTGATGGATGTGGACACCCAGGATGCAGTGATCAAGGTGATCGGCGTGGGCGGCTGCGGCGGCAACGCGGTCGATCACATGATCGCGTCGGGCCTCAACGGCGTGGAGTTCATCGCCGTCAACACCGACGCGCAGGCGCTGAAGCGCAACCAGGCGAAGATCCAGCTGCAGCTGGGCAACAACATCACCAAGGGCCTGGGCGCCGGCGCCAACCCCGAGGTCGGCCGCGAAGCCGCCCTCGAGGACCGCGAGCGCATCGCCGAGCTGATCGACGGCGCGGACATGCTCTTCATCACCGCCGGCATGGGCGGCGGTACCGGCACCGGCGCGGCGCCGGTGGTCGCCGAAGTCGCCAAGGAGCTCGGCATCCTCACCGTCGCGGTCGTGACCAAGCCCTTCATGTTCGAAGGCAAGCGCGTGCGCGCCGCCAACGCCGGCATCGAGGCGCTTGCGCGCCACGTCGACTCGCTCATCATCATCCCCAACGAGAAGCTGATGCAGGTGCTCGGTGACGACGTCTCCATGCTCGACGCCTTCAAGGCCGCCAACAACGTGCTCCACGGCGCCGTCGGCGGCATCGCCGAAGTCATCAACTGCCCGGGTCTCGTCAACGTCGACTTCGCCGACGTGCGCACCGTGATGAGCGAGATGGGCATGGCGATGATGGGCTCGGCGCAGGCCAGCGGCGAGAACCGCGCGCGCATCGCCGCCGAACAGGCCGTCGCCAGCCCGCTGCTGGAAGACGTCAACCTCGCCGGCGCGCGCGGCGTGCTGGTCAACATCACGGCTTCTTCCAGCGTGAAGATGCGCGAGATCCACGAGGTCATGAACACCATCAAGGGCTTCACCGCCGAGGAAGCCACCGTCATCGTCGGCCAGGTGCTCGACGATTCGATGGAGGACGGCCTGCGCGTCACGATGGTCGCCACCGGGCTGGGCAATCCCGTCGCGCGCCAGCAGCCGAAGCCGATGCAGATCATCCGCACCGGCACCGACGACGCGCCGATGATGATGGGCGGCACCAGCGAGGAGCTGCCCAGCGTGATGACCAGCCGGCGGTCCCGTACCATCCAGGCGATGACCGACTCGGGCATCGACACCCTGGACATCCCGGCGTTCCTGCGCCGCCAGGCTGACTGA
- the lpxC gene encoding UDP-3-O-acyl-N-acetylglucosamine deacetylase: protein MIKQRTLKTPVKATGVGLHSGVKVEMTLRPAGPDTGIVFRRMDLDPPAELKADPYLVTDTRLCSMLESGPAKVSTVEHLMSALAGLGIDNLLVDLTGPEIPIMDGSSAPFVFLLQSAGIVEQDAAKRYVRITHPIEVRDGDKWARFVPHNGFKVEFTIDFKHPVFEKSGKTVSIDFADTAYTKEVARARTFGFMHEVEYLRNQGLALGGSLDNAIVMDEYRVLNQDGLRYDDEFVKHKVLDAIGDLYLLGYPIIGAFQAYKSGHALNNVLLRELLQHRESWEFVSFEHEEDVPPAFVRLHPLAA from the coding sequence ATGATCAAGCAACGCACTCTCAAGACGCCCGTCAAGGCGACGGGCGTCGGCCTGCATTCCGGCGTCAAGGTCGAGATGACCCTGCGCCCGGCAGGTCCCGATACCGGCATCGTGTTTCGGCGCATGGATCTCGATCCGCCCGCCGAGCTCAAGGCCGATCCCTATCTCGTCACCGACACGCGGTTGTGCTCGATGCTGGAGTCGGGCCCCGCCAAGGTGTCGACCGTCGAGCACCTGATGTCCGCGCTCGCGGGCCTCGGCATCGACAACCTGCTGGTCGACCTCACCGGCCCCGAGATCCCGATCATGGACGGCTCCTCGGCGCCGTTCGTGTTCCTGCTGCAGTCCGCCGGCATCGTCGAGCAGGACGCGGCGAAGCGCTACGTGCGCATCACCCACCCGATCGAAGTCCGCGACGGCGACAAGTGGGCGCGCTTCGTGCCGCACAACGGCTTCAAGGTCGAGTTCACGATCGACTTCAAGCATCCGGTCTTCGAGAAGAGCGGCAAGACGGTCAGCATCGACTTCGCCGACACCGCCTACACGAAGGAGGTCGCTCGCGCCCGCACCTTCGGCTTCATGCACGAGGTCGAGTACCTGCGCAACCAGGGCCTCGCGCTCGGCGGCTCGCTCGACAACGCCATCGTGATGGACGAGTACCGCGTGCTCAACCAGGACGGCCTGCGCTACGACGACGAGTTCGTCAAGCACAAGGTACTCGACGCCATCGGCGACCTCTACCTCCTCGGCTACCCGATCATCGGCGCCTTCCAGGCCTACAAGTCGGGCCACGCGCTCAACAACGTCCTGCTGCGCGAACTGCTGCAGCATCGGGAGTCATGGGAATTCGTCAGCTTCGAACACGAAGAGGACGTTCCGCCCGCTTTCGTCCGCCTGCATCCCCTCGCGGCATGA
- a CDS encoding DUF3568 family protein encodes MQCLYPLRRAVALVLLATGLTGCDPISLTAASIGGSMAISHTLGGIVYKTFTAPMKTVEHGSVVAMQDMGVKVLSRSTNTDGERVINATARDREIEVRLEPLTPRTTRMRVVANNGLLKDSATAQEIMLQTERVLSRG; translated from the coding sequence ATGCAATGCCTTTACCCGCTTCGCCGGGCGGTCGCACTGGTGCTGCTCGCCACCGGCCTCACCGGCTGCGATCCCATCTCGCTGACGGCCGCCTCGATCGGCGGCAGCATGGCCATTTCGCACACGCTCGGCGGCATCGTCTACAAGACCTTCACCGCACCGATGAAAACCGTCGAACACGGCAGCGTCGTCGCGATGCAGGACATGGGCGTGAAGGTCCTCTCGCGTTCCACCAACACCGACGGGGAACGCGTCATCAATGCCACCGCCAGGGATCGCGAGATCGAGGTGCGGCTGGAGCCGCTCACGCCGCGCACGACGCGCATGCGCGTCGTCGCGAACAACGGGCTGCTGAAAGACAGCGCGACAGCCCAGGAGATCATGCTGCAAACCGAACGGGTTCTTTCCAGAGGCTAA
- a CDS encoding c-type cytochrome produces MNRLAGYLLCTFALGGVAHASDGPTAPPGKDPAAHGKATPRKVARTPARPAPSRFTPPPANAIPDDEFGRTVRLGRDIFVHTQQYARDYVGNGLNCANCHLDDGRKADSAPLWAAYVVYPAYRKKTGQVDTFQSRLQGCFRYSMNGKPPAADSKEMTALVTYAFWLAQGAPTGTRLPGQGYVKVATPPRAPDLARGREVYRSNCAICHGADGEGTQVNGEYAFPPLWGKDSFNWGAGMHRVDTAAGFIKANMPYGLGGTLSDQEAWDVALFMDSHDRPQDPRFKDSVAKTRDAHHDEDCLYGRTPEELAASLKKRAKSGK; encoded by the coding sequence ATGAATCGACTCGCTGGCTACCTGCTGTGCACCTTCGCCCTGGGCGGCGTTGCGCACGCTTCCGACGGGCCGACGGCGCCACCGGGAAAAGATCCTGCCGCGCACGGAAAAGCGACGCCGCGGAAGGTCGCGCGCACGCCTGCCAGGCCCGCGCCGTCCCGCTTCACCCCGCCACCCGCGAATGCGATCCCCGACGACGAATTCGGCCGGACGGTGCGGCTGGGGCGGGACATCTTCGTCCACACGCAGCAGTACGCCCGCGACTATGTCGGCAACGGGCTGAACTGCGCCAACTGCCATCTCGACGACGGCCGCAAGGCGGATTCCGCGCCGCTGTGGGCCGCCTACGTCGTCTATCCTGCGTACCGCAAGAAGACCGGGCAGGTCGACACCTTCCAGAGCCGCCTCCAGGGGTGCTTCCGCTACAGCATGAACGGCAAGCCGCCGGCGGCCGACAGCAAGGAGATGACCGCGCTGGTCACCTACGCGTTCTGGCTCGCCCAGGGCGCACCGACCGGGACCCGGCTGCCCGGCCAGGGCTACGTCAAGGTGGCAACGCCGCCCCGCGCACCGGATCTCGCGCGGGGACGCGAGGTATACCGGAGCAACTGCGCGATCTGCCACGGTGCCGACGGCGAGGGGACGCAGGTCAACGGCGAATACGCGTTCCCGCCCCTGTGGGGCAAGGATTCGTTCAACTGGGGCGCCGGCATGCACCGCGTCGACACCGCCGCCGGCTTCATCAAGGCCAACATGCCCTATGGCCTCGGCGGCACGCTGAGCGACCAGGAAGCCTGGGACGTCGCCCTCTTCATGGACAGCCACGACCGGCCGCAGGATCCGCGCTTCAAGGACAGCGTGGCGAAGACACGCGACGCGCATCACGACGAGGACTGCCTCTACGGGCGCACGCCCGAGGAGCTCGCCGCGTCCCTGAAGAAGCGGGCGAAGAGCGGAAAGTAG
- a CDS encoding c-type cytochrome, with protein MHSLSKLGLAGTLAWTASAVLAAPPAIVTQGKGAAIACAICHGEEGGGNAQAGYPALARLPAAYIAKQLADFKAGTRRNAVMSPIAAALQAEDVDAAARYFADLPRPKPAAVAADAALVARGKDLANSGDWGRQIPPCFKCHATDGTGVPPHFPPIAGQNAPYTEAQLKAWQAGTRANDPQKLMRTVARHLTADDVRAVAAYLATLGPQEGTK; from the coding sequence ATGCATTCACTGAGCAAGCTTGGCCTGGCGGGAACCCTGGCATGGACCGCCTCGGCCGTGCTGGCGGCCCCGCCGGCAATCGTCACCCAGGGCAAGGGTGCCGCGATCGCCTGCGCGATCTGCCATGGCGAAGAGGGCGGCGGCAATGCCCAGGCCGGCTACCCGGCGCTGGCCCGGCTGCCTGCGGCATACATCGCCAAGCAGCTCGCCGATTTCAAGGCCGGAACCCGCCGCAACGCGGTGATGTCTCCGATCGCGGCGGCGCTGCAGGCGGAGGACGTGGACGCGGCGGCGCGCTATTTCGCGGACTTGCCGCGCCCGAAGCCGGCGGCGGTCGCGGCCGATGCAGCGTTGGTCGCACGCGGCAAGGATCTCGCCAACAGCGGCGACTGGGGCCGCCAGATCCCTCCCTGCTTCAAGTGCCATGCGACCGACGGGACCGGCGTGCCGCCGCACTTTCCGCCGATCGCGGGACAGAACGCGCCCTACACCGAGGCCCAGCTGAAGGCCTGGCAGGCCGGCACGCGCGCCAACGATCCGCAGAAGCTGATGCGGACGGTGGCGCGGCATCTGACGGCCGACGACGTTCGCGCGGTCGCCGCATACCTGGCCACGCTTGGCCCGCAGGAGGGCACGAAATGA
- a CDS encoding DciA family protein: MSASSLSDLLASQLPTGLAARARALMKTQAALERSLPAALAGHVRAMQLENGTLSLACDSGAVASRLRHQTDALLAGLGKQGIVAAAVRVSVNPALLPRHPAPAEKHGLPPAALDELAHLNAAIEDGPLKDALARLLRHHRPPR; encoded by the coding sequence GTGAGCGCGTCCAGCCTCTCGGACCTGCTGGCGAGCCAGCTTCCGACCGGTCTCGCCGCGCGCGCCCGCGCCCTCATGAAGACCCAGGCCGCGCTGGAGCGTTCCCTGCCTGCGGCGCTGGCCGGCCACGTGCGCGCCATGCAGCTGGAGAACGGCACGCTGAGCCTCGCCTGCGACAGCGGAGCGGTCGCCAGCCGGCTGCGCCACCAGACCGACGCCTTGCTCGCCGGCCTCGGCAAACAGGGGATCGTCGCGGCAGCGGTGCGCGTCAGCGTCAACCCCGCCTTGCTGCCCCGCCATCCCGCGCCGGCGGAAAAGCACGGCCTGCCGCCCGCCGCACTGGACGAGCTCGCCCATCTGAACGCGGCGATCGAGGACGGCCCCCTGAAGGACGCGCTGGCCCGCCTGCTGCGGCATCACCGGCCCCCGCGCTGA